Genomic DNA from Candidatus Dojkabacteria bacterium:
GCTCCTTGGAAAAATGAAATACCGAACCAGTTACGGACAGAGTCTTTTGGAACATACGCTCGAAGTAATGAAAATTGGTGAACAGCTTGCACTAGAACTAAAAGCAGATGTTTCATTAGTCAAAAAAGCCTGTCTTTTACACGACATAGGAAAGCTTTTAACTCAAAAAATCTCCAAGCCACACCATCATATAAGTGGTGATTTGGCAAGAAAATACGGTTTTCCCGAAAAACTTGTGAATGCAATAGAGTCACATCATGGTGATATAGAACCACAATCAATAGAATCAGTAATTGTAAGTATTGCAGATGCAATATCCGGAGCACGACCGGGTGCTAGAAAAGAATCATACGAAAGCTATATCAAGCGAATTCAGGCACTTGAGGAACTTACACAACAGGTAGGAAAAAACAAAGTCAAAGAGGTATACGCAATTCATGCAGGTCGTGAAATCCGAGTAATTGTTAAACCTGAAAACGCAAAGGACTCCGATATTATTGTACTTGCACAAAAGATCGCCAGAAAAATAGAGGAAACACAAACCTATCCAGGTACAATACAGGTAACAGTAGTAAGGGAAACAAGAGCAATCGATACGGCAAAGTAGTAAAATAGTGAAGTAGTAATCCGGAAGATACCTATGAGAGAAGTCCAGCAAGTAGGAAGAGAATAACTTAAAAACCAATAATCGTGAAAATACTATTTTTAGGCGATATCTGCGGAGAAAATGCAAGAAAAGTACTTGCAGACTTTATCCCTGAAAAACGAAAAACCGAAGGAATTGACCTTGTGATTGCCAATGCCGAGAATGCCGCACACGGAAAAGGAATAACAACCAAGATTGCTGTCGAGCTAAAGAATTGCGGAATTGATGTCATGACATCAGGTAACCATATTTTTAAACAGCCGGACTTTTGGGAAATCCTTACTGACTCAACATATCAGATTATTAGACCCATGAATTATCCTGATACAGCTGTTGGAGTCGGAAGTATAGCCGTAGACACTCCTCAGGGAAAAGTCCTTGTTATAAACATAATGGGCGAGGATTTTATAAATGAACGTACCCTGGTAGAACCATTTGTTTGTTTTGAGAAATACCTAGAAACAATTGATCCCAAGGAATATATAGCAATTATCGTTGATTTTCATGCAGAAGCAACCGCCGAAAAGAAAGCCTTTGGACTTTATTTTGATGGCAAGGTAAGTGCAATCTTAGGTACTCACACTCATGTTCAAACCGCAGATGAAGAAATTCTCCCCCAAAAAACTGCTTATATTACAGACGTTGGAACCGTTGGACCTAAAGATTCAGTGCTTTGGGCTCAGAAGGAAATAATCTTTGACAGAATGATGCTCCCATATCCCCAACGGTTCGAGATTTCCGATGATTCCAATATCATTGTGAATGGTGTAATTGTCGATACTCTAAACTCTCAAAGTAGCAACCTGATAAAGCGAATCAACGAAGTGCGTAAAGCAAAACCTTGACAAACTAACATATTTTAGTTATTCTTGTCTTGAAAATCACGTAGTTTCGTGGTTTTCCAAAATCCAAGAAAGGAGGTAACCCCACATGACAAAGACGCAATTAATCGCCGCTGTTGCACAAGCAACCGGTCTTTCCAAAAAGGCAGCAATGGAAGCAGTAGATGCTGTTTTCTCAACCGTTGCAGCCGCTCTCAAGAAAGGTCAAGAAGTTAAGGTAATGAACTTTGGTAAGTTCGTTGTCGTTAACGTTAAGGCCAGCAAGAGAATGAATCCTAGAACAAAAGCTGTTGTTCAGGTTCCTGCACACAAAGCTCCTCGATGGAGAGCTAGCAGTGTTCTCAAGAAGGCTGTTAGATAGTTCTTTTAAGCTCACGGGTCTCCTGTGAGGCTCGTGAGTTTTTATTTTGGCAAGATGCCAAGTTACTACCCTTTTCTTTTTTAGCCCCTCACGTTATCCTTAATACATGGAAATGCTTGTTATAGTTTGCTCAAAAGACACAATTACTTCACAAATCACTATTAATAGTTTTCCCCATCTTCAGCAATTAAACGTAAAACGTTGCTTATCCGAAAACAAACTCTGGAAAATGATCATTGCAGAAAGCCCTGCCCTGTTTATTTTGGAAAGAGACTTTAGCCCAAATCTTTTGGAACTTTGTCGCAAAATTAAAAACTCAATCTCGAACACGGCAATAATTATTCTAACAAAATCATTTGATCGGCAATTTTATATCTCGGCCTTCCAAATCGGCGTTGATGACATTGTCTTATGCCCGTTTATCCCAATGTTATTCTTTTTAAAGTGTTTTAACCTGATAAAACGATTGAAAGGAACTACAATTATAAGGGAACCCACACGATTAGGGGGATATACACCCGAGAGATTCTTTAAACGAAACCGTGTTACCTTTGACTTAGAAACCGGTGAAATATTCTCAGCAAAGGAAATTATTACCGTATTGGGTCCCAAAGAGCTTACCCTTTTTTCGATTTTATTAAGAGAAATAGGTCGGTTTGTATCCGCCGACGAGATCAAACGCATAGTATTTCGGTCATTGGAAACAAACGACAGTACAGTATCCACAATTATAAAACGCTTAAGACGCAAACTGTCCAAAACCAAAGTCGCCAAAATTGAAACCAAACGAAAGCTAGGCTACGGATTAATTCTTATTTAACCCGTTTAATTATTTCAGACAAAATTGACAGCGCTTTTAGCGGTGTTGTTTCATCCAAAGAAACTTCACTAAGCATTGCCCTTAAATTTTCATATTGCTTTATGCGCTCGTCAGATACCCCGGAAAACAAACTCTGTTGTTGCGAATTATCTTTTGTTTCGGATTTAATGTTGGGTCTAATTGGCTTTATGATTGATTCTTTTTCAAAATTGCTGAGTACTTCCTTGGCACGAGTAATAACTTTTGATGGAAGTCCAGCCATGTCCGCAACATGAACACCATAACTCTTACTTGCCGATCCCTTGCCTATGGAATGCAAGAAAACAACTTTGCGCTCGGTCTCATCCTCTTTTACCAAAACATTGTAGTTGGAAATACTCGAATAGATATCCGAAAGATCAGTAAGCTCATGATAGTGTGTTGCAAATAGTGTTCTAGCATTGATTTTCTGTGCAATATGCTCAGTTACTGCC
This window encodes:
- a CDS encoding YmdB family metallophosphoesterase codes for the protein MKILFLGDICGENARKVLADFIPEKRKTEGIDLVIANAENAAHGKGITTKIAVELKNCGIDVMTSGNHIFKQPDFWEILTDSTYQIIRPMNYPDTAVGVGSIAVDTPQGKVLVINIMGEDFINERTLVEPFVCFEKYLETIDPKEYIAIIVDFHAEATAEKKAFGLYFDGKVSAILGTHTHVQTADEEILPQKTAYITDVGTVGPKDSVLWAQKEIIFDRMMLPYPQRFEISDDSNIIVNGVIVDTLNSQSSNLIKRINEVRKAKP
- a CDS encoding HU family DNA-binding protein gives rise to the protein MTKTQLIAAVAQATGLSKKAAMEAVDAVFSTVAAALKKGQEVKVMNFGKFVVVNVKASKRMNPRTKAVVQVPAHKAPRWRASSVLKKAVR
- a CDS encoding response regulator transcription factor translates to MEMLVIVCSKDTITSQITINSFPHLQQLNVKRCLSENKLWKMIIAESPALFILERDFSPNLLELCRKIKNSISNTAIIILTKSFDRQFYISAFQIGVDDIVLCPFIPMLFFLKCFNLIKRLKGTTIIREPTRLGGYTPERFFKRNRVTFDLETGEIFSAKEIITVLGPKELTLFSILLREIGRFVSADEIKRIVFRSLETNDSTVSTIIKRLRRKLSKTKVAKIETKRKLGYGLILI